Proteins encoded within one genomic window of Fragaria vesca subsp. vesca linkage group LG1, FraVesHawaii_1.0, whole genome shotgun sequence:
- the LOC101310734 gene encoding xaa-Pro dipeptidase-like, producing the protein MASSSSLTPPPVPIELHVRNREKLLSSIRHHLSHSSRPLHGFVLLQGGDEQNRYDTDHVDVFRQESYFAYLFGVREPGFYGAIDIATGKSILFSPRLPAEYAVWSGEIKPLSYFKERYMVSVACYTNEITKVLQDEWQASGKPLLFLLHGLNTDSDNFSKPADFQGIDNFDTDLTTLHPILTECRVIKSDLELALIQFANDISSEAHVEVMRKARAGMYEYQLESIFLHHTYMYGGCRHCSYTCICATGGNSAVLHYGHAAAPNDRTLEDGDLALLDMGAEYNFYGSDITCSYPVNGKFTSDQSLIYNAVLDAHNSVISTLKPGVSWVDMHKLAEKVILESLKREGILDGNVDDMMVERLGAVFMPHGLGHLLGIDTHDPGGYLKGPERINEPGLKSLRTTREMQEGMVITVEPGCYFIDALLVPAMGSPNTTKFFNQAAVGRFKGFGGVRIESDVLITANGCKNMTKVPREIGEIEAVMAGAPWPLDRAS; encoded by the exons ATGGCGTCGTCATCGTCGCTGACTCCTCCTCCAGTCCCGATCGAACTCCACGTCCGCAACCGCGAAAAGCTCCTCAGCTCTATTCGCCACCACCTCTCTCACTCCTCTCGGCCTCTCCACGGCTTCGTCTTACTCCAA GGAGGCGACGAACAAAATCGCTACGATACTGATCACGTCGATGTCTTCAG ACAGGAGAGTTACTTTGCTTACTTGTTTGGAGTAAGAGAGCCTGGATTCTATGGTGCTATA GACATTGCGACTGGGAAATCTATTCTGTTTTCTCCTAGATTACCTGCTGAGTATGCTGTTTGGTCGGGGGAGATCAAGCCGTTATCATACTTTAAG GAGAGATATATGGTTAGTGTGGCATGCTATACCAATGAGATTACAAAAGTTTTACAAGATGAATGGCAGGCGTCCGGTAAACCTTTATTGTTTCTCTTGCATGGGCTCAACACTGACAGTGATAACTTCTCAAAACCAGCAGACTTTCAG GGGATTGATAACTTCGACACCGACTTGACTACCTTGCATCCAATTTTGACTGAATGCCGTGTTATAAAATCGGATCTGGAGCTTGCCCTTATCCAGTTTGCAAATGATATAAGCTCTGAAGCTCATGTCGAG GTAATGAGAAAAGCTAGGGCAGGCATGTATGAGTATCAGCTAGAAAGCATATTTCTTCACCACACCTACATGTATGGGGGTTGTAGACATTGCTCTTATACTTGTATTTGTGCTACTGGCGGAAATAG TGCTGTTCTCCATTATGGGCATGCAGCAGCTCCAAATGACAGG ACCCTGGAAGATGGAGATTTGGCATTGCTTGATATGGGAGCTGAATACAATTTCTATGGGTCTGACATAACTTGTTCCTACCCT GTGAACGGAAAGTTTACCTCTGACCAATCCCTTATATACAAT GCTGTTCTTGATGCTCACAATTCTGTCATATCAACACTGAAACCTGGAGTAAGCTGGGTTGATATGCATAA ACTAGCAGAAAAGGTCATTCTTGAATCATTGAAGAGAGAGGGCATTCTGGATGG TAATGTAGACGATATGATGGTTGAACGACTGGGTGCTGTTTTCATGCCTCACGGGCTTGGCCATTTGCTTGGTATTGACACTCATGATCCTGGTGGCTACTTGAAG GGACCGGAGAGGATAAATGAACCTGGACTGAAGTCTTTGCGTACAACAAGAGAAATGCAAGAAGGGATG GTGATAACAGTGGAGCCTGGTTGCTACTTCATAGATGCTTTGTTGGTTCCAGCCATGGGAAGTCCAAATACTACAAAGTTCTTCAATCAGGCAGCAGTTGGGAGATTTAAAGGTTTTGGTGGAGTTCGAATTGAAAGCGATGTG CTCATCACAGCCAATGGTTGTAAGAACATGACAAAGGTTCCTCGGGAAATAGGCGAGATTGAAGCAGTAATGGCAGGGGCACCGTGGCCTCTTGACAGAGCCTCCTAA
- the LOC101313454 gene encoding TMV resistance protein N-like codes for MSSERASSSFPSSTSKWEYDVFLSFRGEDTRKGFTNTLYNSLVDQGIRTFMDDRELQKGKSISPELFTAIEESNIALVVLSLNYASSAWCLDELLKILECMEARNTIYPIFYNVDPCEVRRQTGNFAEAFTKHEERLSDDTEKVQKWRAALTKVSNFSGWNSKDYRYESELIKKIVAEVRMQSRPTLFSSMENLVGIDSRVEAVNSLLGVGMNDVHFIGIWGMGGIGKSTIAKVLFDRISHQFEFRDFISNVRRNVETSGLDQLQKKLISRMLGKETDVCSLEAGATTIRRFLRPRKVLLVLDDVNHSDQLDCLAGKEDWYGFGSVVIITTRDAHLLVKHGVVRRSEVQVLNTDEALQLFIQHAFRKGYPEQSYRDLSNQFVKYAKGLPLALKVLGSFLHGRDIPAWESALAKLRKVGNAEIFEALKISYDGLDDHEKSIFLDIALFHIGCKKQTVMHLLDACDFAATIGIDVLEKRSLLTIDAGILQMHDLLREMGLEIVRRESPDDPGKRIISLENLRILEMCHSQIEYLWEGKKQLKSLKHIVLSHSLNLCKTPDFSGCPDLEYLNLEGCIQLYEVDSSVGFLKRLTMMHLKGCKNLRLLPSSVSGLKSLKILDLSDCSKLEKLPEDFGHLEILEELYVNRTALRELPPCMGLQNLKILSFYGCTGPPISKLLPSFAGLHSLTELNLSRSNLLEGAIPDNIGCLSSLKELYLAGNQFVTLPVSLSQLHRLELLFLNNCPNLQRLPKLPSRVLVSARECLSLEKVPEHLSRANFLYCLKLAKCTSVAFTSMKRHLQEVSQYLKEEARDTPFRFVIPGNEIPEWFDQTVTAPLSINLHPDSFCKEFVGFALCFVFAVHGHRQFPPVSNYWHQITCIVKVDGQEKSNEHFKFDHPLGRAVPDHLWFSYHNDISSYFRRADTTESKQIEFSFRVKGQGLVVKKYGVRLVYKQDVAEVNQSNVALSNEALEIPLSDSEKAAVVSHAIPKRGLPPHSQGGGPSGGGFSFYKEPQPDRLERLKSACARVKEPLLPSYLCDLIKSHPNKLKMLEEHRKTAHS; via the exons ATGAGTTCAGAAAGAGCCTCTTCATCGTTTCCTTCATCAACTTCCAAATGGGAATATGATGTCTTTCTTAGTTTTAGAGGTGAAGATACCAGGAAGGGTTTTACAAACACCTTATACAATTCATTGGTAGATCAGGGAATAAGAACTTTCATGGATGACCGTGAGCTCCAAAAAGGGAAATCCATTTCTCCGGAACTTTTCACTGCAATTGAAGAATCAAATATTGCACTCGTCGTACTCTCACTAAATTATGCATCTTCAGCATGGTGCTTGGATGAACTTTTGAAGATTCTTGAGTGCATGGAAGCTAGGAATACAATTTATCCAATATTCTATAATGTCGATCCCTGTGAAGTGAGACGACAAACTGGAAATTTTGCAGAAGCCTTCACCAAACATGAAGAGAGACTGAGCGACGACACAGAGAAGGTGCAAAAATGGAGAGCTGCTCTAACAAAAGTGTCAAACTTCTCTGGGTGGAATTCAAAGGACTACAG GTATGAATCGGAGCTCATCAAGAAAATTGTTGCTGAAGTAAGGATGCAATCACGCCCAACATTGTTTAGTTCAATGGAGAACCTAGTTGGGATTGATTCAAGAGTAGAAGCAGTTAATTCGCTTTTAGGTGTAGGGATGAATGATGTTCACTTTATAGGGATATGGGGAATGGGTGGAATTGGTAAGTCAACTATTGCCAAAGTACTCTTTGATCGAATCTCTCATCAATTTGAGTTCAGGGACTTTATTTCTAATGTTAGACGGAATGTTGAAACAAGTGGTCTGGATCAGTTACAAAAGAAACTTATTTCTAGGATGCTGGGGAAAGAGACTGACGTATGTAGTTTGGAGGCGGGAGCCACAACGATAAGAAGATTTCTACGTCCGAGAAAGGTGCTTCTCGTTCTTGATGATGTCAATCATTCGGACCAGTTGGACTGTTTGGCTGGAAAGGAAGATTGGTATGGTTTTGGAAGTGTAGTTATCATTACAACTAGAGATGCTCACCTGTTGGTTAAACATGGAGTGGTGAGAAGATCTGAGGTCCAGGTTCTAAATACAGATGAAGCTCTTCAGCTTTTTATCCAGCACGCCTTCAGAAAAGGTTACCCTGAGCAAAGCTACCGTGATTTGTCTAATCAATTTGTGAAGTATGCCAAAGGTCTTCCTCTAGCTCTTAAAGTCTTGGGTTCTTTTTTGCATGGGAGAGATATACCTGCGTGGGAGAGTGCGTTGGCAAAATTGAGAAAAGTTGGGAATGCTGAAATTTTTGAGGCACTTAAAATAAGTTATGATGGTCTAGATGACCATGAGAAGAGTATCTTCCTAGACATTGCATTGTTTCACATTGGATGCAAAAAACAGACAGTAATGCATTTACTGGACGCATGTGACTTTGCTGCAACTATTGGAATTGATGTACTTGAGAAGAGATCTCTCTTAACTATAGATGCTGGCATTCTACAAATGCATGATTTGCTCAGAGAAATGGGCCTAGAAATTGTTCGCCGAGAATCTCCTGATGATCCAGGCAAGCGAA TTATCAGCCTAGAGAACTTACGAATACTTGAAATGTGCCATAGCCAAATTGAATATCTGTGGGAGGGTAAAAAG CAGTTAAAAAGTTTGAAACACATCGTCCTCAGTCACTCTTTAAATCTTTGCAAGACCCCGGACTTCAGTGGTTGTCCAGATCTTGAATATTTGAATCTTGAAGGTTGTATACAGCTGTACGAGGTTGATTCATCCGTTGGATTCCTTAAAAGACTTACTATGATGCACTTGAAGGGTTGCAAAAACCTTAGGCTTCTTCCAAGCAGTGTATCTGGCTTAAAATCACTGAAAATTCTTGATCTTAGTGATTGCTCGAAGCTTGAGAAGTTACCAGAAGACTTCGGTCATTTAGAGATTCTGGAAGAGCTTTATGTGAATCGAACTGCCCTGAGAGAACTGCCTCCATGCATGGGTCTTCAGAATCTCAAAATATTATCGTTTTATGGATGTACAGGACCACCGATATCTAAGTTGCTGCCTTCCTTTGCTGGTTTACATTCTTTAACAGAACTGAATTTGTCGCGCTCTAATCTTTTGGAAGGAGCTATCCCTGATAATATCGGCTGTCTATCCTCTTTAAAGGAACTATATCTAGCTGGTAACCAATTTGTTACCCTTCCGGTGAGCCTCAGTCAACTTCACAGGCTTGAACTTCTTTTTTTGAATAATTGCCCGAACCTTCAAAGATTACCAAAGCTTCCGTCTCGTGTACTAGTGAGTGCTAGAGAATGCCTTTCATTGGAGAAAGTGCCAGAACATCTGTCAAGGGCAAATTTTTTATATTGTTTGAAACTGGCGAAGTGTACAAGTGTGGCATTCACATCAATGAAGCGACACCTTCAG GAAGTATCTCAGTACCTTAAGGAAGAAGCCAGGGACACACCGTTTAGGTTCGTTATTCCTGGAAATGAAATTCCGGAGTGGTTTGATCAAACTGTGACTGCTCCCCTAAGTATAAATCTGCATCCAGATTCGTTTTGTAAGGAGTTTGTGGGATTTGCGCTCTGTTTTGTTTTTGCAGTACATGGACACCGCCAGTTCCCACCGGTTTCGAATTATTGGCATCAAATTACTTGCATTGTGAAAGTAGATGGACAAGAGAAATCTAACGAACATTTTAAGTTCGACCATCCGCTTGGACGAGCTGTGCCAGATCACCTTTGGTTTTCTTACCACAATGATATATCTTCGTATTTTCGTCGTGCAGATACAACAGAGTCGAAACAAATTGAATTTTCATTTCGTGTCAAGGGCCAAGGCTTGGTTGTCAAGAAATATGGGGTACGTTTAGTATATAAACAAGATGTGGCAGAGGTTAACCAAAGCAACGTTGCCCTTTCTAATGAGGCTTTGGAAATTCCTCTTTCTGATTCGGAGAAAGCAGCAGTTGTATCTCATGCCATTCCCAAGCGAGGCCTTCCTCCTCACTCTCAAGGAGGCGGACCTAGTGGAGGTGGTTTTTCTTTTTATAAAGAACCTCAGCCAGATCGTTTGGAAAGATTAAAGTCTGCGTGTGCTAGGGTTAAGGAGCCCCTCCTCCCTTCATACCTATGTGATCTAATTAAGTCTCATCCCAATAAACTGAAAATGTTGGAAGAGCATCGGAAGACAGCTCACTCATGA
- the LOC101311311 gene encoding protein arginine N-methyltransferase 1.1-like, giving the protein MGRRKNQSSSSTSDSAATRFEDADHDESMCDHPDLDKAVLDVSMADDEPAEVSNDKTSADYYFDSYSHFGIHEEMLKDLVRTKTYQNVIYQNKFLFKDKIVLDVGAGTGILSLFCAKAGAKHVYAVECSDMAERAKEIVETNGFSNVVTVLKGKIEELELPVAKVDIIISEWMGYFLLFENMLNTVLYARDKWLVDDGILLPDKCSLFLTAIEDAEYKEDKIEFWNNVYGFDMSCIKKQAMMEPLVDTVDQNQIVTNSQLLKTMDISKMTPGDASFTAPFKLIAERDDFIHALVAYFDVSFTKCHKLMGFSTGPRSRSTHWKQTVLYLEDVLTVCHGESIVGTMTVAQNKKNPRDIDIMLKYSLNGQRCTVSRVQCYKMR; this is encoded by the exons ATGGGTCGCCGAAAGAACCAAAGCAGCAGCAGCACTTCGGACTCGGCGGCGACCCGGTTCGAAGACGCCGACCACGACGAGTCCATGTGCGACCACCCGGATCTCGACAAAGCCGTCCTCGACGTCTCCATGGCCGACGACGAGCCTGCGGAGGTCTCCAATGATAAGACCAGCGCCGACTATTACTTCGACTCCTATTCTCACTTCG GTATTCATGAA GAGATGTTAAAGGATCTAGTGAGAACCAAGACATATCAAAATGTTATTTATCAGAATAAGTTTCTATTCAAGGACAAAATTGTTCTTGATGTCGGAGCTGGGACTGGAATTTTGTCCCTATTCTGTGCAAAAGCTGGCGCCAAGCATGTTTATGCA GTTGAATGCTCAGATATGGCTGAGAGGGCAAAAGAGATTGTTGAAACTAATGGGTTTTCTAATG TTGTGACCGTTTTGAAAGGAAAGATTGAAGAACTGGAGCTTCCAGTTGCTAAAGTGGATATAATTATTTCTGAGTGGATGGGATACTTTTTGTTGTTTGAGAACATGTTGAATACAGTCCTCTATGCTCGTGATAAATGGCTG GTAGATGATGGAATTTTGCTACCGGACAAATGTTCTCTCTTTCTGACAGCTATTGAGGATGCAGAGTACAAAGAAGACAAGATAGAAT TTTGGAATAACGTATATGGCTTTGACATGAGCTGCATCAAGAAGCAAGCCATGATGGAGCCTCTTGTGGACACAGTTGACCAAAACCAAATTGTTACAAATAGCCAGCTACTCAAG ACAATGGATATATCTAAGATGACTCCTGGAGATGCTTCCTTCACAGCTCCTTTTAAGCTTATTGCTGAACGTGATGATTTCATTCACGCTCTCGTAGCGTACTTTGATGTGTCATTTACAAAATGTCATAAATTAATGGGCTTCTCCACAG GGCCAAGATCACGATCTACACATTGGAAGCAAACAGTCCTGTACTTGGAAGATGTTCTGACAGTATGTCATGGAGAGTCGATTGTTGGGACCATGACTGTAGCGCAAAACAAAAAGAATCCCCGTGATATTGATATAATGCTCAAGTATTCATTGAATGGCCAGCGGTGCACAGTCTCTAGGGTTCAATGTTACAAAATGCGTTAA
- the LOC101311604 gene encoding uncharacterized protein LOC101311604: MAKLRPIKVSIFTVLLISALVSMSECAKKPASVARKEDIPFIKCQVCEKLAAQLHHQVEKKRAEIQPKKISEYQIIEITENVCNLKKAEADWILLIDIVEQGDKLQLVEQESEGQCNSECKTIERACQEVLGYSDTDVAEYLYKSKPDIGSFVNYLCKDLSTACSIKPPPVPKDRTPGEVFVPKSSKEAEMEKILKSMEGMPGAPGMKMYSRDDLMNMKNFGGEDGEEEVDDDDEAQFPSKLGKALRDKESTKSDLKQKITHGIVKTKDTLKKHANKVSNWLRQRWRGLKKAASKKSTKAGKAEL, from the exons ATGGCGAAGCTGAGACCAATCAAAGTTTCAATCTTTACCGTTCTGTTGATCTCGGCATTGGTGTCGATGTCGGAGTGCGCGAAGAAGCCGGCGAGTGTGGCGAGGAAGGAGGACATTCCCTTCATCAAATGCCAAGTGTGTGAGAAGCTGGCAGCTCAGTTGCACCACCAAGTTGAGAAGAAGAGAGCTGAGATCCAACCCAAGAAG ATCTCGGAGTATCAGATCATTGAGATTACGGAGAATGTTTGCAATTTGAAGAAGGCGGAAGCGGATTGGATTTTGCTGATTGATATAGTTGAGCAAGGAGATAAGTTGCAG CTGGTGGAACAAGAATCTGAAGGACAGTGTAATTCGGAATGCAAGACGATCGAGCGAGCGTGTCAGGAG GTTCTGGGGTATTCTGATACCGATGTTGCTGAATATCTATACAAATCCAAACCTGACATTGGTTCCTTTGTTAATTATCTATGCAAAGACCTGTCTACAGCGTGCAGTATCAAGCCTCCACCAGTTCCTAAG GATAGGACTCCTGGAGAAGTTTTTGTGCCCAAGTCATCGAAAGAGGCTGAAATGGAAAAGATATTAAAATCTATGGAG GGTATGCCAGGAGCCCCAGGCATGAAAATGTACTCCAGGGATGATTTGATGAACATGAAGAACTTTGGCGGGGAAGATGGTGAAGAGGAAGTTGATGACGACGACGAAGCTCAGTTCCCCTCAAAATTG GGAAAGGCTTTGAGAGACAAAGAAAGTACAAAGAGTGATCTTAAACAGAAGATCACCCATGGAATTGTAAAGACCAAGGACACACTAAAGAAGCATGCAAACAAAGTCTCCAACTGGTTGCGGCAAAGGTGGAGGGGACTTAAAAAGGCAGCTTCGAAGAAGAGTACGAAGGCCGGCAAGGCAGAGCTTTAG
- the LOC101311026 gene encoding pectinesterase 31-like, protein MSKTVSHDGSGDYRTVQEAIDAVPLRNNSRIVIRILPGIYNQPVYVPKTKNLITLTAWLPEDTVLTWNNTATKIDHHQNPDIIGTGTFACGSTIVEGEDFIAENITFENSSPEGSGQAVAMRVTADRCAFYNCRFLGWQDTLYLHYGKHYLKDCYIEGSVDFIFGNSTALLEHCHIHCKSEGFITAHKRNTCEEPTGYVFLRCVITGNGGSTPYVFLGRPWGPCGRVVFAFTYMDACVKHVGWNNWDKVENEGSACFNEYRCFGPGSCPEKRVRWARQLVCEEADQYLRHCYIDPDPQKSWLAERTAALRIPHSA, encoded by the coding sequence ATGTCGAAAACGGTGTCACATGACGGCTCCGGTGACTACCGCACCGTACAGGAGGCCATCGACGCCGTTCCTCTCCGAAACAACTCACGCATTGTGATCCGTATACTTCCCGGCATCTACAACCAGCCCGTGTATGTCCCCAAGACCAAGAACCTCATCACACTCACGGCTTGGCTTCCGGAGGACACTGTGCTGACATGGAACAACACCGCCACCAAAATCGATCACCACCAGAATCCTGACATAATCGGAACCGGAACTTTTGCATGCGGGAGCACAATTGTGGAAGGAGAGGACTTCATTGCTGAGAATATCACTTTCGAGAACTCCTCTCCTGAGGGCTCAGGCCAAGCTGTGGCAATGAGAGTGACAGCGGACCGGTGTGCCTTCTATAACTGCAGATTCCTTGGATGGCAAGACACCCTATACTTACATTATGGAAAACACTACTTGAAAGATTGTTACATTGAAGGAAGTGTGGACTTCATTTTTGGTAACAGCACAGCTCTTTTGGAGCATTGCCATATCCACTGCAAATCGGAAGGTTTCATAACTGCACACAAAAGAAACACATGCGAGGAGCCAACAGGGTATGTGTTCTTAAGATGTGTGATCACCGGAAACGGAGGTAGTACTCCGTACGTGTTTCTGGGGCGACCTTGGGGACCTTGTGGAAGAGTGGTGTTTGCGTTTACGTATATGGATGCTTGTGTGAAACATGTAGGGTGGAATAACTGGGATAAAGTAGAGAATGAAGGGAGCGCTTGCTTTAATGAATACAGGTGTTTTGGACCTGGGAGTTGCCCGGAGAAACGAGTGAGATGGGCTAGACAACTGGTGTGTGAGGAAGCAGATCAGTATCTCAGGCATTGTTACATCGATCCAGACCCCCAGAAGTCTTGGCTTGCTGAGAGAACGGCGGCCCTTAGAATACCACATTCTGCATAG
- the LOC101313158 gene encoding 1-aminocyclopropane-1-carboxylate synthase 7-like — protein MAIEIEQPTPCVELSNIAVSDTHGEDSPYFAGWKAYDENPYDESSNPSGVIQMGLAENQVSFDLVEEYLEQHPEASNLGSKGFRENALFQDYHGLLSFRKAMASFMEQIRGGRAKFDPSRIVLTAGATAANELLTFILANPGDALLVPTPYYPGFDRDLRWRTGVNIVPIHCDSSNSFQITPQALEAAYKEAGNKKMKVRGVLITNPSNPLGATIQRVVLQQILDFVTKKNIHLVSDEIYSGSAFSSSEFVSVAEILEAQQYKNAERVHIVYSLSKDLGLPGFRVGTVYSYNDKVVTTARRMSSFTLISSQTQQLLASMLSDKEFTENYIKTNRERLRKRYNMIIEGLKSSGIECLKGNAGLFCWMNLGPYLDTPTREGELAIWNSMMYEVKLNISPGSSCQCSEPGWFRVCFANMSEQTLEVALKRIRNFMEQRERRH, from the exons ATGGCTATAGAGATTGAGCAACCCACTCCTTGTGTTGAGCTATCAAACATAGCTGTTTCTGATACTCATGGGGAAGATTCTCCCTATTTCGCAGGCTGGAAAGCGTACGATGAGAACCCTTACGATGAATCAAGTAACCCTTCTGGAGTTATACAGATGGGACTTGCAGAGAATCAA GTTTCATTTGATTTGGTGGAAGAGTACCTGGAACAACATCCAGAAGCTTCCAACTTGGGATCAAAAGGATTTAGAGAAAATGCCTTGTTTCAAGACTACCATGGCCTTTTGTCTTTCAGAAAGGCAATGGCAAGCTTCATGGAGCAAATTAGAGGAGGAAGAGCTAAGTTTGACCCAAGTCGGATAGTCCTCACCGCTGGTGCAACCGCAGCCAATGAGCTGTTGACTTTCATTCTAGCTAATCCTGGTGATGCTTTGCTGGTTCCTACCCCATACTACCCAGG ATTTGATAGAGATTTGAGGTGGAGGACTGGAGTGAATATTGTACCAATCCACTGTGACAGCTCGAACAGTTTCCAGATTACTCCCCAAGCTTTAGAAGCTGCATATAAGGAAGCAGGAAATAAGAAAATGAAAGTGAGAGGGGTCCTGATTACGAATCCATCCAATCCATTAGGCGCAACAATTCAGAGGGTAGTCCTTCAACAGATTCTTGATTTTGTCACCAAAAAGAACATCCATCTTGTTTCTGATGAAATCTACTCCGGATCCGCCTTCTCATCTTCAGAATTCGTAAGCGTCGCAGAGATTCTTGAAGCCCAGCAGTACAAGAATGCTGAAAGAGTTCACATTGTTTACAGCCTTTCCAAGGACCTTGGACTCCCTGGTTTTCGAGTTGGCACAGTATACTCATACAATGACAAAGTTGTAACAACGGCGAGAAGAATGTCTAGCTTCACCTTAATATCATCTCAAACACAACAACTCCTGGCTTCCATGTTATCCGACAAGGAATTCACAGAAAATTACATCAAAACCAATAGAGAGAGGCTGAGGAAGAGATATAATATGATCATTGAAGGCTTAAAAAGCTCCGGAATTGAGTGTTTGAAGGGTAATGCTGGGTTGTTTTGCTGGATGAATTTGGGTCCATACTTGGACACACCAACAAGGGAAGGTGAACTGGCTATTTGGAATTCTATGATGTATGAGGTGAAGCTAAATATATCTCCAGGTTCTTCATGCCAGTGCTCTGAACCAGGTTGGTTCAGGGTGTGCTTTGCCAACATGAGTGAGCAGACACTTGAAGTGGCACTGAAAAGAATACGCAATTTCATGGAACAAAGAGAGAGAAGGCACTAG